One genomic window of Danio rerio strain Tuebingen ecotype United States chromosome 24, GRCz12tu, whole genome shotgun sequence includes the following:
- the nxpe3l gene encoding NXPE family member 3-like — translation MCIQPTAALSVHRTTYLCVCLLTISCMALWRLTENVHPTNPFQPPIPRRDARKFIKTNSSSTISTHDMGISEEEWERLQKALEWPSPDQEITELSESTSPVHSKFSIVGLNQNYSVGEKILVTITARDHKNKLKRYGGDFFQVKLFNSELKASVYGEVVDHRNGTYSASLLLPWEGQAQVSVRLEHSSEVVQILKKYRESSFTRSHYNGHFEGPGPKKNRISEDVPCNLKWGADGNWIKGNCCCEYKDVKTGTVWHCERPKKLSCDKLVYHSRGDLENPLNAFEKQIFSKKLTNVLINGDTQLINVLPKTNNGKPERCRPGLTTPVPAGFYLNDVWKSFVCKTQQFNSAQTGNCLKNKIVYLMGDSTTRQWFENLERKVPGIKRMDLHTPPTGGPLMAVELTNNIIVHWGPHGVPLRFTKMPITDLHYISNDINEIAGGSHAVIVFTLFAHLVFHPLTFYVHEVAKIRQSVVSLLSRAPDTIIIIKSGNTAGYKDIFQSDWYAMQLNTVMQEMFRDIDGVIYFDVWQMTSCHYLRENIHPGPVIVANEVDMFLSFVCPA, via the exons ATGTGCATTCAACCCACAGCTGCTCTTTCAG TTCACAGGACGACCTatctttgtgtttgtttattgacGATCAGCTGTATG GCCTTGTGGAGATTAACAGAGAATGTTCATCCGACAAATCCATTCCAGCCCCCTATTCCAAGACGTGATGCTAGAAAATTCATAAAAACTAATTCTTCATCCACAATTTCCACACATGACATGGGAATCAGTGAGGAAGAGTGGGAAAGACTGCAGAAGGCCCTGGAATGGCCCAGTCCAGATCAAGAAATCACTGAGCTGAGTGAGAGCACAAGTCCAGTCCACTCAAAGTTCTCTATTGTGGGACTCAATCAGAATTACAGCGTGGGAGAAAAGATCCTGGTTACTATCACTGCCAGAGACCACAAGAATAAACTAAAAAGATACGGAGGAGATTTTTTCCAAGTTAAGCTGTTTAATTCAGAGCTGAAG GCGAGTGTGTATGGAGAGGTTGTGGATCATCGTAACGGGACTTACTCTGCTTCTCTTCTTCTGCCCTGGGAAGGTCAGGCACAAGTCTCTGTTCGTCTGGAGCACTCCAGTGAGGTTGTGCAGATTCTGAAAAAATACAGGGAGTCGTCATTCACACGCAGCCACTATAACGGACACTTTGAAGGACCAGGACCCAAAAAAAACAGGATCAGTGAAGATGTACCGTGTAACCTTAAGTGGGGTGCAGATGGGAACTGGATTAAAGGCAACTGCTGCTGCGAGTATAAGGATGTTAAAACGGGGACGGTGTGGCACTGTGAGAGACCTAAGAAACTTTCTTGTGACAAACTGGTTTATCACTCAAGAGGAGATCTGGAAAACCCATTAAATGCTTTTGAGAAGCAAATTTTCTCAAA aaaattaacaaatgttttaattaatggaGACACACAATTAATTAACGTCCTTCCCAAAACAAACAACG GCAAACCGGAGAGATGCAGACCTGGTCTGACAACACCAGTTCCTGCAGGTTTCTATCTGAATGATGTGTGGAAGTCTTTTGTATGCAAAACCCAACAGTTCAATTCTGCACAAACTGGAAATTGCCTTAAAAACAAGATTGTCTATTTGATGGGAGACTCCACCACAAGACAGTGGTTCGAGAACTTAGAGAGAAAGGTGCCAG gTATAAAAAGGATGGACCTCCACACTCCTCCTACAGGAGGACCCCTGATGGCTGTTGAGTTGACAAACAATATAATAGTTCACTGGGGGCCACACGGAGTTCCTCTGCGCTTTACAAAAATGCCGATCACTGACCTGCACTACATCAGTAATGATATTAATGAAATAGCTGGGGGTTCTCATGCAGTGATCGTCTTCACACTCTTTGCTCACCTGGTTTTTCACCCTCTAACATTCTATGTGCACGAAGTGGCCAAAATCCGTCAGTCTGTCGTTTCGCTGCTGAGCCGAGCACCAgacactatcatcatcatcaaatctGGAAACACTGCCGGATATAAG GACATTTTTCAAAGTGACTGGTACGCCATGCAGCTGAACACAGTGATGCAGGAGATGTTCAGAGATATTGATGGCGTAATCTACTTCGATGTCTGGCAGATGACTTCATGTCACTACCTTCGAGAAAATATCCACCCAGGCCCTGTCATCGTGGCTAATGAAGTTGATATGTTCCTGTCATTTGTTTGTCCTGCCTGA
- the nxpe3l gene encoding NXPE family member 3-like isoform X1 translates to MGISEEEWERLQKALEWPSPDQEITELSESTSPVHSKFSIVGLNQNYSVGEKILVTITARDHKNKLKRYGGDFFQVKLFNSELKASVYGEVVDHRNGTYSASLLLPWEGQAQVSVRLEHSSEVVQILKKYRESSFTRSHYNGHFEGPGPKKNRISEDVPCNLKWGADGNWIKGNCCCEYKDVKTGTVWHCERPKKLSCDKLVYHSRGDLENPLNAFEKQIFSKKLTNVLINGDTQLINVLPKTNNGKPERCRPGLTTPVPAGFYLNDVWKSFVCKTQQFNSAQTGNCLKNKIVYLMGDSTTRQWFENLERKVPGIKRMDLHTPPTGGPLMAVELTNNIIVHWGPHGVPLRFTKMPITDLHYISNDINEIAGGSHAVIVFTLFAHLVFHPLTFYVHEVAKIRQSVVSLLSRAPDTIIIIKSGNTAGYKDIFQSDWYAMQLNTVMQEMFRDIDGVIYFDVWQMTSCHYLRENIHPGPVIVANEVDMFLSFVCPA, encoded by the exons ATGGGAATCAGTGAGGAAGAGTGGGAAAGACTGCAGAAGGCCCTGGAATGGCCCAGTCCAGATCAAGAAATCACTGAGCTGAGTGAGAGCACAAGTCCAGTCCACTCAAAGTTCTCTATTGTGGGACTCAATCAGAATTACAGCGTGGGAGAAAAGATCCTGGTTACTATCACTGCCAGAGACCACAAGAATAAACTAAAAAGATACGGAGGAGATTTTTTCCAAGTTAAGCTGTTTAATTCAGAGCTGAAG GCGAGTGTGTATGGAGAGGTTGTGGATCATCGTAACGGGACTTACTCTGCTTCTCTTCTTCTGCCCTGGGAAGGTCAGGCACAAGTCTCTGTTCGTCTGGAGCACTCCAGTGAGGTTGTGCAGATTCTGAAAAAATACAGGGAGTCGTCATTCACACGCAGCCACTATAACGGACACTTTGAAGGACCAGGACCCAAAAAAAACAGGATCAGTGAAGATGTACCGTGTAACCTTAAGTGGGGTGCAGATGGGAACTGGATTAAAGGCAACTGCTGCTGCGAGTATAAGGATGTTAAAACGGGGACGGTGTGGCACTGTGAGAGACCTAAGAAACTTTCTTGTGACAAACTGGTTTATCACTCAAGAGGAGATCTGGAAAACCCATTAAATGCTTTTGAGAAGCAAATTTTCTCAAA aaaattaacaaatgttttaattaatggaGACACACAATTAATTAACGTCCTTCCCAAAACAAACAACG GCAAACCGGAGAGATGCAGACCTGGTCTGACAACACCAGTTCCTGCAGGTTTCTATCTGAATGATGTGTGGAAGTCTTTTGTATGCAAAACCCAACAGTTCAATTCTGCACAAACTGGAAATTGCCTTAAAAACAAGATTGTCTATTTGATGGGAGACTCCACCACAAGACAGTGGTTCGAGAACTTAGAGAGAAAGGTGCCAG gTATAAAAAGGATGGACCTCCACACTCCTCCTACAGGAGGACCCCTGATGGCTGTTGAGTTGACAAACAATATAATAGTTCACTGGGGGCCACACGGAGTTCCTCTGCGCTTTACAAAAATGCCGATCACTGACCTGCACTACATCAGTAATGATATTAATGAAATAGCTGGGGGTTCTCATGCAGTGATCGTCTTCACACTCTTTGCTCACCTGGTTTTTCACCCTCTAACATTCTATGTGCACGAAGTGGCCAAAATCCGTCAGTCTGTCGTTTCGCTGCTGAGCCGAGCACCAgacactatcatcatcatcaaatctGGAAACACTGCCGGATATAAG GACATTTTTCAAAGTGACTGGTACGCCATGCAGCTGAACACAGTGATGCAGGAGATGTTCAGAGATATTGATGGCGTAATCTACTTCGATGTCTGGCAGATGACTTCATGTCACTACCTTCGAGAAAATATCCACCCAGGCCCTGTCATCGTGGCTAATGAAGTTGATATGTTCCTGTCATTTGTTTGTCCTGCCTGA
- the si:ch211-157j23.5 gene encoding NXPE family member 3-like, with protein MVIPSTNKSNPQVSRIGLKVFLLACLLSTSSYLFLWRLIGGSKVILFKAPRPKPVSRYFNSSYTISALDMGISEEEWERLQKALEWPSPDQEITELSESTSPDHSTFTIVGLNQNYSVGEKILVTITSRDHNNKLKRYGGDFFKVKLFNSELKASVYGEVVDHRNGTYSASLLLPWEGQAQVSVRLEHSSEVVQILKKYRESSFTRSHYNGHFEGPGPNKTRISEVVPCNLKWGGNGSWIKGNCCCEYKDIKTGTVWHCERPKKLSCDRLVHHSRGGLESPLNHFEEQFFTNILINVGISGDTQLINVLPKTTDNDRTERCRPGLTTPVPAGFYLNDVWKSFVCKTQQFNSTKTGNCLKNKIVYLMGDSTTRQWFEFLERKVPGIKRMDLHTPPTGGPLMAVELTNNIIVHWGPHGVPLRFTKMLITDLHYISNDIDEIAGGSHAVIVFTIAAHLVFHPLTFYVHEVAKIRQSVVSLLSRAPETLVIIKSGNTAGQKDIFQSDWYAMQLNTVMQEMFRDIDAVIYFDVWQMTSCHYLHDDVHPGYVVVENEVDILLSYVCPS; from the exons ATGGTCATACCttcaacaaacaaatcaaatccACAAG TTTCCAGGATTGGACTAAAAGTGTTTCTACTGGCATGTCTTCTATCTACCTCATCTTATTTG TTTCTATGGAGATTGATTGGTGGGAGCAAAGTTATACTATTTAAAGCCCCCAGGCCCAAACCAGTTTCCAGATATTTTAATTCTTCATACACAATTTCCGCACTCGACATGGGAATCAGTGAAGAAGAGTGGGAAAGACTACAGAAGGCTCTGGAATGGCCCAGCCCAGATCAAGAAATCACTGAGCTGAGTGAAAGCACAAGTCCAGACCACTCAACATTCACTATTGTGGGACTCAATCAGAATTACAGCGTGGGAGAAAAGATCCTGGTTACTATCACTTCCAGAGACCACAACAATAAACTGAAAAGATACGGAGGAGATTTTTTCAAAGTTAAGCTGTTTAATTCAGAGCTAAag GCGAGTGTGTATGGGGAGGTTGTGGATCATCGTAACGGGACTTACTCTGCTTCTCTTCTTCTGCCCTGGGAAGGTCAGGCACAAGTTTCTGTTCGTCTAGAGCACTCCAGTGAGGTTGTGCAGATTCTGAAAAAATACAGGGAGTCGTCATTCACACGCAGCCACTATAACGGACACTTTGAAGGACCAGGACCCAACAAAACCAGGATCAGTGAAGTAGTACCATGTAACCTTAAGTGGGGTGGAAATGGGAGCTGGATTAAAGGCAACTGCTGCTGCGAGTATAAGGATATAAAAACAGGGACGGTGTGGCACTGTGAGAGACCTAAGAAACTTTCTTGTGACAGATTGGTTCATCACTCAAGAGGAGGTCTGGAAAGTCCATTAAATCATTTTGAGGAACAATTTTTCACAAA catattaataaatgttggtATTAGCGGAGACACACAATTAATCAACGTTCTTCCCAAAACAACAGACAATG ACAGAACGGAGAGATGCAGACCTGGTCTGACGACACCAGTACCTGCAGGTTTCTATCTGAATGATGTCTGGAAGTCTTTTGTGTGCAAAACCCAACAGTTCAATTCTACAAAAACTGGAAATTGCCTTAAAAACAAGATTGTCTATTTGATGGGAGACTCCACCACAAGACAGTGGTTTGAGTTTTTAGAGAGAAAGGTGCCAG gtaTAAAAAGGATGGACCTCCACACTCCTCCTACAGGAGGACCCCTGATGGCTGTTGAGTTGACAAACAATATAATAGTTCACTGGGGGCCACACGGAGTTCCTCTGCGCTTTACTAAAATGCTGATCACTGATCTGCATTACATCAGTAATGATATTGATGAAATAGCTGGGGGTTCTCATGCAGTGATCGTCTTTACAATTGCTGCTCACCTGGTTTTTCACCCTCTAACATTCTATGTGCACGAAGTGGCCAAAATTCGTCAGTCTGTCGTTTCACTGCTGAGCCGAGCACCAGAGACTCTCGTCATCATCAAATCTGGAAATACTGCAGGACAAAAG GACATTTTTCAAAGTGACTGGTACGCGATGCAGCTGAACACAGTGATGCAGGAGATGTTCAGAGATATTGATGCCGTAATCTACTTCGATGTCTGGCAGATGACTTCATGTCACTACCTGCACGACGATGTTCACCCAGGTTATGTGGTTGTCGAAAATGAAGTTGATATTTTGCTGTCGTACGTTTGTCCTTCGTga